In the Burkholderia glumae LMG 2196 = ATCC 33617 genome, one interval contains:
- a CDS encoding IS5 family transposase (programmed frameshift), with translation MARRKISNELWVELEPLIPEFTPSPKGGRRRTVDDRAALNGILYVLQTGIPWEDLPQELGFGSGMTCWRRLRDWQAAGVWRRLHLAMLRRLREHDQIDWERASLDGASVSKPPGGQETGPNPTDRGKLGSKRHIVVDARGIPLAVTITGANRHDSMAFESTLDAIPAVPGLNGPPRKRPSKLHADKGYDFGRCRRYLRQRGIKARIARRGIESSERLGRHRWVVERTHAWFAGFGKLRIRFERRLDIHTALLVLAAAVICSRFVDDLC, from the exons ATGGCAAGACGCAAAATCAGCAACGAGTTGTGGGTGGAGCTGGAACCGCTGATTCCGGAATTCACCCCATCGCCCAAGGGCGGACGGCGGCGCACGGTCGATGACCGAGCTGCGCTCAACGGCATCCTATATGTGCTGCAAACCGGTATCCCGTGGGAAGACCTCCCGCAAGAACTGGGCTTCGGCAGTGGCATGACGTGTTGGCGACGTCTGCGAGACTGGCAAGCGGCCGGTGTATGGCGCCGGCTGCATCTGGCGATGCTGCGTCGGCTGCGTGAGCACGACCAGATCGATTGGGAACGCGCCAGCCTCGATGGAGCCAGCGTCTCCA AGCCCCCGGGGGGCCAGGAAACCGGCCCCAACCCGACCGACCGCGGCAAGCTCGGATCGAAGCGACACATCGTCGTAGATGCACGCGGCATTCCTCTGGCCGTCACGATCACGGGAGCCAACCGCCACGATTCGATGGCATTCGAGTCCACGCTCGATGCCATTCCTGCGGTACCCGGGCTGAACGGTCCGCCACGCAAGCGCCCGAGCAAACTGCACGCTGACAAAGGGTATGACTTCGGGCGTTGTCGACGTTATCTGAGACAGCGCGGCATCAAGGCTCGTATTGCACGCCGCGGTATCGAAAGCAGCGAACGGCTGGGCAGGCATCGTTGGGTCGTCGAGCGTACGCATGCCTGGTTCGCCGGATTCGGCAAGCTTCGAATTCGCTTCGAACGACGCCTCGATATTCATACCGCTCTGCTTGTCCTGGCTGCCGCCGTCATCTGCTCCAGATTCGTGGATGACTTGTGTTAG